Genomic DNA from Streptomyces sp. PCS3-D2:
CCGAGCTTGCGGTACGGCTCGGTGTCCACGATCCCGTTGGCGCGCAGCACCTTCGCGACGGCCGCCGCGTCGATGTCGTCCGAGAAGTCGATCGTGCCGATGACGGCGGAGCGCTTGTCGGCGTCGGTGACGAACGGCGTCGCGTACTTGGACGTCTCCGCCCAGCCGTACAGGTGGCGCGCACTGGCGGCCGTACGGCCCGTGGTGAACTCCAGGCCGCCCTGGCCGTTCATCCACTCCAACTGCTGGTCCAGCAGGAAGAGCGTGGCCAGCGCCGGGGTGTTGTACGTCTGGTTCTTCAGCGAGTTGTCGATCGCCGTCGGCAGGGAGAAGAACTCCGGGATGTGCCGGCCCGACGCGTGCACCCGGGCCGCGCGCTCCAGGGCCGCCGGGGAGAACGCCGCCAGCCACAGGCCGCCGTCGGAGGCGAAGGACTTCTGCGGCGCGAAGTAGTAGACGTCCGTCTCGGTGATGTCCACCGGCAGACCGCCGGCGCCCGAGGTCGCGTCCACCAGAACGAGGGACCCGGCGTCCGCGCCCGCGACCCGCCGGACCGGTGCGGCGACACCCGTGGAGGTCTCGTTGTGGGTGTACGCGTACACGTCCACACCCGCCTCGGCCACCGGCTCGGGGTGCGTGCCCGGCTCGGAGGAGATCACGGACGGCTCGTCCAGCCACGGCGCCAGCTTCGCCGCCTTGGCGAACTTCGAGGAGAACTCGCCGAAGGTCAGGTGCTGGGACTTCCGCTCGATGAGACCGGCGGTCGCGATGTCCCAGAAGGCGGTGGAGCCGCCGTTGCCCAGGATCACCTCGTAGCCCTCGGGGAGGGAGAAGAGGTCCCGGATGCCCTGGCGCACCGATCCGACCAGGTTCTTGACCGGGGCCTGGCGGTGTGAGGTTCCGAGCAGGGAGGTACCGGTGGCGGCGAGGGCGTCCAGCGCCTCGGTCCGCACCTTGGAGGGGCCCGCGCCGAAGCGTCCGTCGGCGGGCTTGATGTCAGCGGGAATCTGGATCTCAGCCACGAGCGGAGCGTATCGGGTCCGGAGCCACGCTTCGGAAGCGCGTCCACCGGATGAGACGCGGCGGGACGGTGGCAGGCTGGGCTCCGTG
This window encodes:
- the serC gene encoding phosphoserine transaminase; protein product: MAEIQIPADIKPADGRFGAGPSKVRTEALDALAATGTSLLGTSHRQAPVKNLVGSVRQGIRDLFSLPEGYEVILGNGGSTAFWDIATAGLIERKSQHLTFGEFSSKFAKAAKLAPWLDEPSVISSEPGTHPEPVAEAGVDVYAYTHNETSTGVAAPVRRVAGADAGSLVLVDATSGAGGLPVDITETDVYYFAPQKSFASDGGLWLAAFSPAALERAARVHASGRHIPEFFSLPTAIDNSLKNQTYNTPALATLFLLDQQLEWMNGQGGLEFTTGRTAASARHLYGWAETSKYATPFVTDADKRSAVIGTIDFSDDIDAAAVAKVLRANGIVDTEPYRKLGRNQLRIAMFPAIDPADVQALTACIDYVIEKL